ACACCTTCTCCACTAGGAAGCGACAGTTTTTAGCCGAAACGATAGAACAGTCAAGTCAGTCAGTCTGGATTAAACATAACGAATGGACACCGTAGAAAGGGAAGAGTTTAGCTTGCACCACTATTGTTGATTCTGTTAATGTGGCGTTTTATGTAACTGTATCATGAATTTTGcttttaatattattgttcAGTACCCTTACTGTTATAGTACGAgtctattattttttgttgacaCACAACggttaaattaaaacactgtTCAGTTAAGGGTGAAAGTGAATGAATAAACGTTAATATATTGTTACAAACGTGTACGATGTGTTTTAAGGACcttttttaatcaatattcACTTATAGTGTAGAGTGTTAAttcattctctttctctttagGTTATATCGTAACGTGAATCTTCATAGACACTTATAGCCTGTCAAGGATATCCGACGATGGGGAAGGCACGGGGCACATTGAGCCTCGTTATCATTTTCCGGATAACAAGCTACGATATAGATGTCAGGTATAGGCTTATTGCATACTGAGTCATTTTACTCGGATACTCATCAATACTCTCAGGGAACATGGCTTACAGCGCTTGATTACGAATAGCCGACGAACTATTCCCTTTCTATTAACATTAGAACTTGTAAGCTTTTAGTTATTGATGGTCACTTTATAAACAATGTTGAAGTCCTCCAGtacgatttattattttcaggACTTCAGACCACCAATATGCGGCCTATACCGAGggattgtaaaataaacgaaGTCAATCAGTTGCACTCTTTCTTTGGTTGGACACTATTGAGATAATATAGCAGCTTCGTGAGCAATCAGGAATAGGTTTTGTCAGTGTTCAGAAGAATCTCAACCGATTAGGATCCATAAAGGAAACAAAGAACTAAAACGATCACTGGAGTTTGAGGACGTTATGCACAATAAGGAGATAAATGAACGGCGGATTGAGCACTCGACCGCAGATACCGGTAAAGCCAATGGAGTTTCCCTCTCGGTTCTCTGTAAGTTTCGAAGATGACTTAGCCCAAACCCGCTAAAAAAGTAAACACTCGTACTCAAATAATACCATTTCTCTACAACAATAGAGTAGCGACAGCTTTGACTGTAACTTCCTCGGTTATTCATTTATTGATAGGTATTAATCCTCGAAATAGTGCATCTAAAAAGGTACACATCATTACGATGGAAAGGGTGTAAACAACGCGCTCGTATCGTCTAGTTGCTTTCCCCgtggaaaacgaaacattccCACACCTCTCGGCAACTAAACCCCACCGCTAAATTCGAAGGTTTGTGTTTAACATTTGGTCAACTGTATACTACAGCAGGTGGAACGGAAACCGGATGCAAAATGGATCGCCGTTCCGAAAGCACTTTCTTACTGCAtgtaacacacgcacacaaatacATACCCTGTTCTATGCATGCAAATACTTTCGCACCTATTCTTTATCTTCTACATGGTAAAAGGCTTCTTTCGTATGCTTTATATGGCCCATTGTCTTAAGCGAGAGTCTCACGTAATGTCCAGACGCGTCCAAACAACACATTCTTGTTTCTTCCCCTTTTCGGTTAGTACTGCTCATTACGGTAGGCTTGGAAAAAGCGTACGACAATCTCTGGCAGGTTCGGTGCCCGGCAGATATATTTATGTCCGTAGTGACTGCTCTTCTCGAATCGATGGAACTCGATCGGTCCCCACGATTTGCCCCGCGTATCTAGCGCTCTGCGGTAAAGCTGTCGAAAAGGAAACATGggaacaaaaccaccaccttTAGCATGTTGTTTTGCCCATCGCGTTCACCGATACGTACCTTATATCCTAACTCGAATGGGACAACAAGATCATCTTCCGCGTGCAGTATCAGCACCGGCTGACGGAACTCGGCTATATGCTGATCGGACTCGAAGCGCAGCTTATTATTGTACATAGGTCTTGAGATCAAGAAGTCAAACCAAGGTAGATGGCGGTACAGCTAGAACACAAGCAACACAACGTTATCTCTGTAAACAACCCAACATCATGCCACGGTCATATACCTTCGAAAATGGATGGGCACATATCTCCTCCTTAATGTTATTGAAAGGACTTTCCAGTACAAGTGCTCGCGGGCCGGGAAGACTCATCTCGGTTAACAGCGACAGCAGATGGGTGGAAACGCCCGTACCAAGCGAATGGCCCCACAGATAGACCGGGTTCTTGGTAATGCTAGTAATGTATTGATAGACGGCGAGCGCATCGTACACGACGCCACGTTCCGTTGGTGACACATCGGCCGAATCACCGTACCCACGGTAATCCATCGCTATCACGTGATAGTTGAGGGCCCGCAGCGTCTGGTACAGCTCGACCCGATGCGGTGCACCGCGGGATGCCGTATTGCCGTGCAGGTACAGTACAACATCATTCGTCGTTGCCCGTAGAGCCTCTTCAAACAGTTCCCGTTGGTGTGCTTCATCCGTTAGCTTGAAATGATCTGTTCCGAGCACTTTTTCCAACCGGCTGTAGCGATCCGATCCATCGCCAACGGAGTCCGTCGAGTCGTGCGATATGCTTCCTCCATTGCTAGTGCTGCCATCTATCGTTGGGAGTGTTTTGTTCGATAACTTTCTCTGGAAAGAGTAGACAAAGGGAAGAGTTTTGGAATAattttgttgtgtaaaatTAACTTAATTAACCTTAAAACCTAATGATTAttgcaaatattcaaaaaaatcaacatctATGAAAATTATGTATGTAGTGGAGTTTACATAATATATTATACAATTTATGTTAGTAGAACGATTCATAGCTTTGATCTCTCTTCAGATGTCAAAAAAGTACATTGATCGATCAAAAATTATCAGCATTTTCAATACTACAGGATCACCAATCATTGgaattgaaacttttgaagtgaattaattaatttgtctTTTAAGTACACATATTGTCCAAGTCTTCCgaaaagtttctcaaacaCATATATCAAAGACAAATTAGCCGGTTAGCCGTTGACCATTTTGTTCAACCAATTATCACAGAAAGCATTGTATTACTTGTTCGATCGCGTATATCTATCCATTTGCAGATCTGTATCCTATTTAAATTagaacattttcaatgttgcgATCAGATTAAAATGATCACTATTTCCTTGAATGGTCTAAGCATTTTAGCAAGATGTCAGAAATAAAGAAGTCTCTACAATGTGCAGAGTTgaaatttcatctttttgaAGCCTCCCACCATTGATGAAAATCGATATCTGGTAGATGCAGATAAAGttggtaaaagaaaaacattaattcttctttttttttgctatgacGGAAAACAggtaggcaaaaaaaaaataaaacaaaaagttccAAAATCAAATGGAAACTTTGTTCCTTGTTTTTCCATCAGTTTACTTCGTCTACATCAATCAGTGTCAGGTGTAAAACCGGACATGCGGTGAAATTGGGTTATACAATATTCATTCCCAACACCTGTAAGGCGAATCTCATCACACAAACAATCCTACAAAGTAAACCCGTAACCGGGttatattaataatttcttttctcttgTCGACTTTCCTTGCAGCTGTTCGAGGGTAGTATTGTTCCCTCGAGAAAGCAGCAGTGCGACGGTGCTCgaacatttttaaaagaaaatagaaaaaaaacacccttaaCCTTGTTCGTTCGATagttttcttccctttccaCTGCCTGTCTAATTGCATAATGGATCAAAATGATCATAACCGTACCCCTTGGTCCCCTGGTAAGGTCAGGCCTGATCCGGCGGCTTTTGGATTAAACATCAGTCGTGCCTCAACAATGGCGTCGTGTGACCATCCGCGAGCGTGCGCCTCGGTTTGCCGCTTTGTGACAAAAATTCGTAAAAATAGCACCACAACGACACACGATCATTTTCCCCACGAGGGCAGCATGCATGCACGAATTTGCACGAAATGGCAGCAAGTTCCGAGCGGTGCCACTGCAGCAGTGGAGGGCCCAACGTCGGCACCCGTCTTCCTCTGTCTTACCTCATCAACGTGCAGTTCCTTCGCGTAGCGGCGCACCAAATCGTTCGGCAGCACGTGCCAAACGGCAATGTTCACATCGATCTCCTCCTCCTGATCGCGGTAATTGATGTAGAAGTTTCTCGTCGCGTACAGGCCACTCTTTTCCGGCCGCTTTAGGTCCAGGTTCGGCGGATAGGTTACTGTGCGTAGCGagagtgtaataaaatttcattagaGTCAATTCAGGTTCGATACAACACACCCAtgaggggagggggaagggacAATTTACTTACTGAACGTGAGGAACaggatgtgtttttgtacGGTGACCGAGAACTTAAAGATGATCGGTAGTATGACGAACACGATGGCAAACAGTATCAGCACTACCGTACACGTCAGCTTACCGATTCTGGAAGTAAGAGAACGGAACCCGATTAGATGCTTATGGTCGCTGCAGTTCGACATTTGCTCACGCATTTACGCGTGTCTTCACCGCCAAAGCAGAACGAATTTCTTAAAACATACGAAACACAAAAGTGCATTACTTGCAACACAGTGGCATCGTTTTGCGCTGCATTAGGATGGGCAATGCGTTAGCCTGTGCTTAGTGCAGTTAGTGTGCGCGAATGAAACTACTTCTTCGCGAGCCTGGGCACAACCGAACCGGGCTGGTTCGGTGgatctgtttgtgtgtgtgtgtgtgtgtctgagtGCGAATACATAGTGCATTCGTACGCGAAGTCGTGCCTGCCTGCACTTGACACTGAAACGTGAGGAAGCGGCAGAACACCTCGCACGTATCGCGTAATCTCTGACAAATCTGCGCATCTTGGCAATCTTGCACAAACACTGGAATACTACATTGCAAACTGGAGCTGATGTTGGTACAAGAATGTATTTGCCTTCTCACTTCGAGATATGCCGTAAGGGAAACTGGGGCTCGTTGGAAATAGCTAAACGATAGTGAATGAATCGAATGCAGTTACAAGTATCGGCTCGTGTACAAGTAACGATTAGCAAGAATTCCCTGGGCGAAAGAAACACCAAATGCAGGAACTAAGATAAGAACTTCGACAAGCGTAATCGAAACCGAGATAAGTGCGAATTATTGCTGTAGCCTTATCTGCTTTCATTACATGAAACGATCTTAAAACATACTATATGATTATTTCCGAGGGAAGTTGTTCTTGAGTACAGCAatgtgaatggaaaaaaactgtGAGTTGTTTAATTTAACGATAGAACTTAATTGTATGCATGCATTTGTCATCTGATTAGTAGCTTTTTGAGTACCACTAAAGAATATTTCAAAATCTCTGAGGCCTAACTGAGTTTGGAAGTTGTTGGGAGTCTTACAAAGAACATGATTTTAAGTATTTTGAACTCTAGAATAAAAAAGTGAATTACACACTCATGAACATGCGTGCGAACAAGTgcgaaaatgaagcaaaacacagtgtcaaaactttgttttgttttgcattttacagGAAGAAATTacttaaaaatacataaagcATCGATTAAAAGCttggacaaaaacaaacactaacgAATGAATTATATCTTTCGAGTCTTCGAATGCGAATAATTAAAGTTTTAGTTGTTTAGGATTCATGATAGTCAATTATAATTAACAAGCACATTCATATCAGAAGACAAAAAACAgtgttaaaataatacaaattaaTCAACTAGCTAGAACGTCTCggtaacaaaagaaaaaaaagatgttttattAGATTTAAGTGAATCTGATTTAGATTCTTAAATCGTAATGTATATTTGTTCGAATTAAATGACTTATAATCTCAATTCAGTGAAGTTAACAAAGTATTAAGTCAAGTAAAGTAATAAAGTACTCCTCTTAGTTTCAAGCATCCAACATCTCAAAGAATtacaatttatgcaatttttaaGTAGTTagcatttaaacaaaaatctatTCAAATGGAATAATCATAATACAGCTTACCGAAGCTACAGAGAGTTTATGAATCttaattattatcattatgaaGTTAAAACATAAAGCTtcacaaacgaacaaaatttaaatacaaataaaattaatgatttaaaattggAGCAACCTTCAAAAAAAGTGCTCAAAAAGAGCGACAGAAAAAGATATCTGCAAATTATGTTCATGTGGAACATTGAAGTTCAAAAAGACTTTTACCAAAAATATGTGAAGGTACTCGGTACTTGTTGGGTTCTATAAAAAGTTAAGCCATTTGCACATGTTTACTGCAACCAGGAGTGTTTTGCATCATGAATCCCCCCATCTATTTCAATAGCAAGTGCGTCAAGAATGCTGCCAGAATGATAACCAGGAAATACAAAGTTCATCTATCGATTACGTAAaggaaacaatttgtttataaaCGTTTCATGTGAAGCATTCGCGATACCGGTGAAGCAGAACCAAAAACAGCCAAACAAGATGCAGATAACAAGAGCAGTAGAATCGAAAACGGGCAGCATATGCTGAATGATCCCCAATTTAGCACGATGGCGCCATAAAAGCATgagttattttgttattttcttcataAAGACACACGGCCAAATAGCAAGGGAAGCATAGCAATAGCTAAACGAAAGCGAACAATGGGCTCCCGTTGATCATTGGAACGGCAACTTCTAGAACGGCAGCTATGCATTTGCGAGCACTATTTGAATTTGTGTCCAGAACCATCTCTATCCAACCATTCTACGCCCTTGACCGTTTGCCAGTCGCTTTAATTCTATTAACATCCTTCCAGAACCGGCCACTGGGGTGAAGGTTGCAATGTGTATGCCCACCACAGGCAACGATCGCCAGACGATAGCTGTGTACCCGACTTACATAACATTGAAAGGCAAATCTGCAgtgcaaagaagaaaataaatcacaacacGATCGACACAGAACACAAAGGAATTGGCGATCGCCAAAGGACGAGTACCACGAGTGTGCAGCATATCCGGAACGGATGATTTTACTTACAAATCGGTCAACCACAGCCCGATCGCTATCCCGGGCAGGACGGTCGTCTTGAAGAGGTCGGTAATGAGCCGATCGAGATCGAACATTGCCAtggttttgttgcgttttgctTTGGTGGTTGTTATTGCTGCCCTAACTTTCTGCAAGCCTGTCAAgggatcacacacacacacggttccTTTGTCTAGCCAAGGATTTGGTGGAAATTAATGGAGGTTAAAGGAAAGAAGCGCCAATCATCACACATTAAACACTGGCCGGGAGGATCACTGAAATCAAAACGAGCGAACTGGATGCGTATGATCTAGTAGCAGCTGATCATATGTACACGGCACAGTAGGCAGGAATATGAATCACGCACAACACTGACTGCGGTTCAAGGCAGGAAATGCTTCTTCCAATTCAGTGCCCCAAGCGAGCCGCCCTTTGTTTGAACAAAGGGACCAGCACAAAACGGCCGCCGCTCGAGGATTCACTTTCTTGTCGTCTGAACGATtagattgatttgtttataGAATCGTGGTCGGATTTTATACACCGCCACGTCGGTGCTCGGATCGCGCCCGCGGTTCAATGCCGAAACTACCGAACTGTCAATCTGGTATCAACACACGGCTTTGTTATTGTGGTGTGTTAATTTGTCACCGCGAATTTTTCGCGTGTTGGATATTTCGCTGGTTTTCACcccgggagttttttttatgcgggGCAGTTCACACaaactctctcacacacacacaaacagcagcaCTTAACCAACACATCCCAGCACACCCGTTCGACGTCGTCATGGAGACGCCCTTTTTACTACCAGCGTTCCGTGTATACACAGCACGCAATAAGTTGTTTGTCCTGAGTTTTTGCCTCTTTTAGTTTCCTTTCACACAATACCTACTATGGACGCTTAGATTGGATgggaaaaaagtaaacatctGACACCGACACTGGAACCACGCACTGCTATTCGTAATCACCTTTTGAGAGCGCGCCGCTTGACGGACCAGTACATGCCTGCGTACAGTATGGCCGCTGAATACGCACAATTCCCGCGATGCTGACGATGAGCTCGGCCGGCCGGAGTCGCGATTAACAATCGCACTGTTGCTGTACACACTGCGCCCCACACACACTAGCACCGGACAGCACCCGCGGATGGTTGTGCAGATATGCGATACGGATCGTGCTACTGCGCTGCGAATGGCAATTTGCACCCACACTTACAGCACACCACACTATCGTGGCCAATCGGGCTCCAGCTGCATCAACATCCGGCGGCCCTGTGTATCAACAAAATTCACTGACACACTCGCTCACGGTGACGCACAAGTTGATCGCGTAATTAGGCAACTGCCAAACCGTACAAAATTACTATTATACGCCAGTGAACCATAAAACTGGTtacttttgcttcttccaAATGGCTATAAGCTGTAcacacgtaaaaaaaaacactgcataCTAAAATTATGCGCAGCAAAGCGACGCGATTCACGCAGTATGAAATGTGTAGCAAAACTGACCGGTAACGAATTCCGTTCGCTAGATcggtttttccttccaatgaATGCTGGGCTTCGTGTGGTACATTAATAGTCGTAAAGGTCGCGGTAAAATATACACCGGCTCGCAAAATCTTTCCTGTGCGCGAACAAATTTGACAAGCAGTTAAGATGCGCGTGCGTTACGTACGACGATTTGCGTTgtcgatttcttttttttttcggcgttTTCCCTGAGCTCTGGCAAGGCAGAGAAAAAGTGCAGCACGTAGCTGAGTTATACGTTCAGGTTTGCTGGCGTATTAATTAAGACCCGGTACGAAGTGGAAAACGTATCAACAAATGGGTACCATTAGGAAGGGGGTTTAAACATTAAAGATCAACCTTCTTTTTGCACCTTGTCCTTCGGCGTACGATCCGACATGCGACGCCCAGACTTTCTTCATTTCGCTGTGGTAACTGTCGGAAAGCGACCAAAGTCTAAAATATTTGGGACAATTTTCAGGACGACCATTTTAGCTTGGCGTGTTGGATTGGCACATGTATATTACGACGTATGTTTAGCCGTGTTTGgcacacggttttttttttgcggcgtGACGTTAGTTGGGTCGTCACAAAAACCCCGCAAACGTAAGCAAGCAAGAAACAGGAACAGTGTTTACGGTCCGGTGCTAGCGGTAGAAGCGGGCAGACGGTTGTCTGTGGACAGGCCAGCTGGTGATGTAATTGCACTTGTACGCTGCAATTAAAATAGGTTACGGAAACGATTAGAAGTACATTCACCgaaatgatacatttttaatgacGAACATAATTGCCCTTTAGTCGACCACGGGGCGGCGGGGTGATTTTTCTTTATGAACCAATGCCAAAAGCATACAGCACGAAAACAGATTAAAAAAACCTTATTCAAATAAACATAAGGTAAAGTATATGCACTTTAAGCAGCTTGTTACGATCTAATTTAGCATCCCTACCGCTCGGTTCATCGGTAGGTTCTGACCACTCAACGCGTAGTACCACAAGTTTCATAGCGAAGAAAAGTGAATATCGATTAATAAACTACTCTTATCAAATGGGCTAATATTCCCGACCAATCTATAATTACACGCTTGATACAGATAAAAACATGTGGGGGAGATTAATCCATTGCAAACACTGCTCTGCCTATTCCTGGAGCGCTCAATTACGACACCGCACTCACCATTATGCCAATCATCACTGACAATAATCCACATCAGATGTAGTTATTCAATAACTTTACTTACTTCTTATAATTATATCTCGGTTTTCAGTCATTCGTGGtctttttgattaaatttcgacaacaaaaaaaacatcttgcAAAAAGTGATCTTTTCAGCCATACTAACAAAGCTTCcacatg
This region of Anopheles marshallii chromosome 2, idAnoMarsDA_429_01, whole genome shotgun sequence genomic DNA includes:
- the LOC128719901 gene encoding lysophosphatidylserine lipase ABHD12, translating into MAMFDLDRLITDLFKTTVLPGIAIGLWLTDLIGKLTCTVVLILFAIVFVILPIIFKFSVTVQKHILFLTFITYPPNLDLKRPEKSGLYATRNFYINYRDQEEEIDVNIAVWHVLPNDLVRRYAKELHVDERKLSNKTLPTIDGSTSNGGSISHDSTDSVGDGSDRYSRLEKVLGTDHFKLTDEAHQRELFEEALRATTNDVVLYLHGNTASRGAPHRVELYQTLRALNYHVIAMDYRGYGDSADVSPTERGVVYDALAVYQYITSITKNPVYLWGHSLGTGVSTHLLSLLTEMSLPGPRALVLESPFNNIKEEICAHPFSKLYRHLPWFDFLISRPMYNNKLRFESDQHIAEFRQPVLILHAEDDLVVPFELGYKLYRRALDTRGKSWGPIEFHRFEKSSHYGHKYICRAPNLPEIVVRFFQAYRNEQY